Genomic segment of Gammaproteobacteria bacterium:
ACTGAGAGATGTTGCTGCGGTGCCGCATGATAATGATGGCCGCCATGATGACCGTTACCCATGTTAACCACGCTGAGCCGGTCATCATCAGCATGTATACCGGCGCCATGAGGCACGTCGCAAGTGAAGCCAGCGACGAAAGCCGGGTGGTGCCGGCGACCAGCAGCCAGGTCGCAAAGGCGGATATGCCAACCAGTGCATGCACACCACACAGAGCACCCAGGCCGGTCGCGACACCCTTGCCGCCCTCGAAGCCGTAGTACACTGGAAAGACGTGACCGCAGAAGGCCGCCATCGCTACGGCGCCGACCACACTAGCGTCCAGACCAAGACCGCGCGCCACCAGCACGGGCACAAGCCCTTTAAGTACATCGCCGAAGAAGGTGATGCCGGCCGCGCGCCTGCCGCCGGCTCTAAGCACATTCGTCGCGCCCGGATTGCGGGAACCGACGGTTCTTGGGTCGGTTGCTCCCAGCAGCCGGCACGCAATAATCGCGGTCGAGATCGACCCCAGCAGATAGGCGGCGATGATTAGTAGAATAGCGATGAACATGGCGCTTCGTAAATTGACGATTTCCTGTATCGCGCATGATACCCGACCCGCCGCTGTTTGCGCGCCCGGCTCGCGTATTCGATGCTGAGTGTGACCACAACCGGGCGCGGGCCAAACCTAGTGATGTTGCACGGCTGGGGGCTGAATTCCAATGTCTGGTCGGCGATGCTGCCCGCGCTGCAAAACCGCTGGCGGGTGACGTGTATCGATTTGCCCGGTCACGGCGGCAGTTGCGCGCGCATTGACCTGCGCGATCTCGACGCCGTATGCACGGCGCTGGAACTTGCCGCGCCGCGGACGCCGGCCGTGTGGTTGGGCTGGTCGCTGGGCGGACTCATCGCGACCGCCTACGCGCTGCGCTACCCTGAATGTGTCAGCCGGTTGATTCTGGTCGCCAGTCAGCCGCGCTTTGCTAGCG
This window contains:
- the plsY gene encoding glycerol-3-phosphate 1-O-acyltransferase PlsY translates to MFIAILLIIAAYLLGSISTAIIACRLLGATDPRTVGSRNPGATNVLRAGGRRAAGITFFGDVLKGLVPVLVARGLGLDASVVGAVAMAAFCGHVFPVYYGFEGGKGVATGLGALCGVHALVGISAFATWLLVAGTTRLSSLASLATCLMAPVYMLMMTGSAWLTWVTVIMAAIIIMRHRSNISQLLEGSEEKIGSSG
- a CDS encoding alpha/beta fold hydrolase, with translation MLSVTTTGRGPNLVMLHGWGLNSNVWSAMLPALQNRWRVTCIDLPGHGGSCARIDLRDLDAVCTALELAAPRTPAVWLGWSLGGLIATAYALRYPECVSRLILVASQPRFAS